A portion of the Cydia strobilella chromosome 5, ilCydStro3.1, whole genome shotgun sequence genome contains these proteins:
- the LOC134741320 gene encoding uncharacterized protein LOC134741320 translates to MPGEDEPPPAELQRLVSHCERVGLALIIGADSNAHHPLWGMETSNNRGVTDSPLCRGCMETEETASHVVLECSGVAPYRAKHLGSPRDLPEVLLNIKGLIGFLEELGWQD, encoded by the exons ATGCCCGGAGAGGACGAGCCGCCGCCCGCCGAACTACAACGACTGGTCAGCCACTGCGAGAGAGTGGGCCTCGCATTAATCATCGGGGCCGACTCCAACGCACACCACCCGCTGTGGGGAATGGAGACCAGTAACAACAGAG gtgtcacagacagtcccctatgcagaggatgcatggagacagaagaaacagcctctcacgtggtgctggagtgcagcggagtggccccatacagggcaaaacatctcggatccccgagagacctccccgaggtcctactcaacatcaaaggtttgataggtttcctcgaggagctgggctggcaggactag